TTACGGAGGTTAATCTTAAAGAACGTAATGCTCTAAAACTAGGCGTATGCTTCCGAAGCGTGTTTTGTACGTAGTTCTTCAATGATGCATATGCTTTACAAAACTAAGTGAATGCTTCCGAAGTGAGTTTTGTACGAAGTAATACAAGTGTAGTAACGCTCACAAAACTTTTAGGAGGGGAATATATGGACATCAAGCGCTATATGATAAAAGACACAAATGAAATCCGGCTTAACAAGCTGGATCCAGACGACACAGGCATTTTTAAATCCAAAAAAGAAGCAGAAGCCAAAACAGAGCAGCTCAAAACACGCTTGGCAGAGCTACAAGATATTTTGTTTGCTCAGAAAAAGCATTCGCTGCTTGTAATTCTGCAAGGAATGGATTCCAGCGGTAAGGATGGAACGGTTAAGCATATTTTTTCAGGCATCAATCCACAAGGATTCATTGTTACCAGCTTCAAGAAACCTTCTCTAGAGGAAGAGGCTCACGATTTTTTATGGAGGGTTCACCAGAAGACACCCCCTAAGGGCTATATCTCTGCATTTAATCGCTCGCACTATGAAGATGTATTGGTACCGCGGGTACATGGGGGATTAAAAAAGGATGATTTCAAGCGCCGCTTTCGTTACATACGGCAGTTCGAGGAAATGCTAGTGGAAGAGGGAACTACAGTTATTAAGCTTTTTCTGCATATTTCTAAAGAGAAGCAGTTAAAGAAAATCAAAGAACGACTTGAAGATCCCAAAAAACACTGGAAATTCGATGCAAGTGATCTCCAGGAGCGGGAGTATTGGGAGGATTACCAAGAAGCATATGAAGATGTTTTCAAGGAAACTAGTATAGATAAAGCACCCTGGTATTGGATACCCGCCAATCATCAATGGTACCGCAACTATTTGGCCTTATCCATCGTTGTAAAGACACTGGAGAGTCTGGATCTGAGTTATCCGAAGCTGAATACCCCCACACCCGACATATCGGAACTCATTTCTCCACGTCATTAATACTTTGGAAAGATCAACAATTATTACGGCACCAGAGATTGTGAAATGTGCTCTATAGCCCGGCCGCGTCCTCGATGGCATTACTAAGTGAAGCTGAGTCGCGGACCTCTTTACCTTCGGCGTTGCTTTGACTAATTAGCTCAGAGACGGTAACGAACTCATAACCTTGACTCCGAAGCTCGTCGATAATGAGCGGAAGTGCTTCATGCGTTTGTTTGCAGGAATCACTGGCATGTAGAAGGACGATATCACCAGGATGCGCTTTTGTTGTCACACGCTTCACGATATTGTCTACGCCGATGTTCTTCCAGTCCAGAGAGTCTGTGTCCCATTGAATGACCTTGTATCCGAGATCGCTGGCAACCTGAAGGACTCTTTTGTCAAAATCTCCATTAGGCATACGAATCAAATTAGGCTCAGTGCCTGTTAATTCGGTAAGTACGGTGTGAGCCGTTGAGATCTGTGTACGAATTTCTTCGTTGCTTAGTGTGCTGTAATTGACATGTTTATGACCATGACTACCAATTTCGAAACCTGCATTCTTGATGTTGGTTACAATCTCCGGGTGAGTCTTACTCCATGGTGAAGACAGGAAGAAGGTGGCTTTGTCCACTTTCTTGTCTTCAAGTACCTTCAAAATCGGTTCGGGTCTTTTCTCCCCCCAGCTAATATCGAAGGTCAGGGCAATCAGCTTCTTCTCTGTTGGTACACTGTAGATCGCAGAAGGTCCAGATTCGGAAAAAACAGTTATGTTACCCCTCTCGACATAGACAACTCCAGCAGCAAGAAGCACAGCGGCGAAGATATAGATAAATCGTTTAATCTTTTTGCCGCTGAATACATAAAAAGAATTCATAATGACAGCGCTCCTCTCCCATGCGAAATGCTTGTATGTTCTAAATGTATGCTCGTACCGCACGGTTATGACCTAAGATACAAAGATCACAATTTCAGGAGGTATTTATGTTGTCGTTCTTCACATTTGTTAAAGATCTAAAAACGATTCGTAAGGCTTTATTGTTGTCCTGTCTGCTCTTCGCAGTAGGAGCGGTTATAGGCTGGGTAGCAACGAGTAGTCTTGAAAAGCTATTGGTTCAGCAATTGGAGGGGCTCAGCGAAATCAGCGGTAACCTTAGAGATTCTTCTAATCCGCAATGGAGCTTCTTTGTTTTTATATTTTTGAATAATAGCATCAAGGGTGTTCTTATCATATTTTTAGGGGCGTTGTTCGGTATACTGCCAGCCATATTCTTATTTATTAACGGAGCGGTTATCGGCTATTTGATTCATTTATCAGCGCTGCAAGGACAGGACTTGTTCGAACTAATAGTAAAAGGACTGCTGCCTCATGGGATTATAGAGATTCCAGCGATCATTATTGCTTGTGCATTTGGACTGCAGTTCGGCGGAAAAGTACTTTCAAGTATATTTCGTTTATTCACTAAAAAAGAGGACAGAGGTGTAGATTGGTCTTCGTTTACGCGTCAGACACTTACAGCATCCATTTGGACAGTAATCCTCCTATTTGTTGCAGCCATTATTGAAAGCACAATAACTTTCTCTCTTTTATCATAAAACTTCCGGAAATGGAGCATAACATTAAAACCATTCATCCAAGGATTGCCTAAAGATCAGAGGTATATAATCGTGACGAAGCCATAAAGGGAATTTTTAATAATTATGGTTATAAAAAGAGTACTCCGGTTAATCTAGTGTAAGAGGATCTTAAGGCAGCTTTCTCCATGAGATGGACTAACTAATTATGTACAAGGGTTTTGTGGTTTTAGTGAATGTGTTACTTGCAACTTCATGAAGGAGGCCAAGCATATGTTGGGAATGTTGTTTAACGAGAAAGAATGCAAGGAACTGGATTATGTTTTGCGAAAAGAACTTGATGAGATGCTGTTAGATTTGAGCGATCAGCGCTTGGACCAAAATATCAGGCATGCCATCGCCAATAGATATAAGACTGTATTTCGAATGTACGCTCGTTTTGCTCCTCAGAAAGAGCTTTCCAAGTATGCATGGGGCGGACGTTCTTCTCAGTATAAACACTGAGGATGGGTGGTAAATGCAAGAGTCTTATATGAATTTAAGATTATTTAATAAAATAGCTTGACTAAAAAGGAGTGCTCATGATAAATTATATCTCGCGCTCCTTTTGCTTGTGTAAAAGGGAAGCGGAAGGCGAGTGAAATTGAAAAAAACATTTTTCAAAAAAAAGACTTGCCAAACAGCGAAACACTGTGATATATTATAAAGGTCGCCGCTGACAAACAACGACGACGAAATAAGAGACATTGATCTTTGAAAACTGAACAACGAGTGAGTGGGAAATCACGAAAGTGATATCCAAAATTAGAGAATTAATTTTCTCGTCAGATGTTTCAAAATGAGCATATCGCTCTTTTCAATACTAATTGGAGAGTTTGATCCTGGCTCAGGACGAACGCTGGCGGCGTGCCTAATACATGCAAGTCGAGCGGAGTTATTTTGAAAGCTTGCTTTCAAAATAACTTAGCGGCGGACGGGTGAGTAACACGTAGGCAACCTGCCCTTCAGACTGGGATAACTACCGGAAACGGTAGCTAATACCGGATAATTTCTTTTTTCTCCTGAAGAAAGAATGAAAGACGGAGCAATCTGTCACTGAGGGATGGGCCTGCGGCGCATTAGCTAGTTGGTGGGGTAACGGCCCACCAAGGCGACGATGCGTAGCCGACCTGAGAGGGTGAACGGCCACACTGGGACTGAGACACGGCCCAGACTCCTACGGGAGGCAGCAGTAGGGAATCTTCCGCAATGGACGAAAGTCTGACGGAGCAACGCCGCGTGAGTGATGAAGGTTTTCGGATCGTAAAGCTCTGTTGCCAGGGAAGAACGTCCGGTAGAGTAACTGCTATCGGAGTGACGGTACCTGAGAAGAAAGCCCCGGCTAACTACGTGCCAGCAGCCGCGGTAATACGTAGGGGGCAAGCGTTGTCCGGAATTATTGGGCGTAAAGCGCGCGCAGGCGGTCATTTAAGTCTGGTGTTTAAACCTTGGGCTCAACCTAAGGTCGCACTGGAAACTGGGTGACTTGAGTACAGAAGAGGAAAGTGGAATTCCACGTGTAGCGGTGAAATGCGTAGATATGTGGAGGAACACCAGTGGCGAAGGCGACTTTCTGGGCTGTAACTGACGCTGAGGCGCGAAAGCGTGGGGAGCAAACAGGATTAGATACCCTGGTAGTCCACGCCGTAAACGATGAGTGCTAGGTGTTAGGGGTTTCGATACCCTTGGTGCCGAAGTTAACACAGTAAGCACTCCGCCTGGGGAGTACGGTCGCAAGACTGAAACTCAAAGGAATTGACGGGGACCCGCACAAGCAGTGGAGTATGTGGTTTAATTCGAAGCAACGCGAAGAACCTTACCAGGTCTTGACATCCCTCTGAATCCACTAGAGATAGTGGCGGCCTTCGGGACAGAGGAGACAGGTGGTGCATGGTTGTCGTCAGCTCGTGTCGTGAGATGTTGGGTTAAGTCCCGCAACGAGCGCAACCCTTAACTTTAGTTGCCAGCAGGTAATGCTGGGCACTCTAGAGTGACTGCCGGTGACAAACCGGAGGAAGGTGGGGATGACGTCAAATCATCATGCCCCTTATGACCTGGGCTACACACGTACTACAATGGCCGGTACAACGGGAAGCGAAACCGCGAGGTGAAGCCAATCCCATCAAAGCCGGTCTCAGTTCGGATTGCAGGCTGCAACTCGCCTGCATGAAGTCGGAATTGCTAGTAATCGCGGATCAGCATGCCGCGGTGAATACGTTCCCGGGTCTTGTACACACCGCCCGTCACACCACGAGAGTTTACAACACCCGAAGTCGGTGGGGTAACCCGCAAGGGAGCCAGCCGCCGAAGGTGGGGTAGATGATTGGGGTGAAGTCGTAACAAGGTAGCCGTATCGGAAGGTGCGGCTGGATCACCTCCTTTCTATGGAGAATCGTTCTCTGCAATGAGGACATTCAAATCGGAAGCTAAGCTTCCTCAATAGAACCCTCGGGTTCGAACACTCACTCGTGTTCAGTTTTGAAAGAGCAAGTCTCTTTCATATGCGTTTGGTGGCGATAGCGGAGGGGTTCCACACGTACCCATCCCGAACACGACCGTTAAGCCCTCCAGCGCCGATGGTACTTGGACCGAAGGGTCCTGGGAGAGTAGGACGCCGCCAAGCGGACAACCTTATTTGGTTGATTCACAATGTTATATATGTTATATGGGCTTTTAGCTCAGTTGGTTAGAGCGCACCTCTGATAAGGGTGAGGTCGGTGGTTCGAGTCCACCAAGGCCCACCATATAACTTTATAAAGTACGAGGCCTCCGAAAAGTAATCGGAATAAGCTTCGAAGCTAGACTTCACTT
This window of the Paenibacillus sp. FSL R10-2734 genome carries:
- a CDS encoding PPK2 family polyphosphate kinase, which produces MDIKRYMIKDTNEIRLNKLDPDDTGIFKSKKEAEAKTEQLKTRLAELQDILFAQKKHSLLVILQGMDSSGKDGTVKHIFSGINPQGFIVTSFKKPSLEEEAHDFLWRVHQKTPPKGYISAFNRSHYEDVLVPRVHGGLKKDDFKRRFRYIRQFEEMLVEEGTTVIKLFLHISKEKQLKKIKERLEDPKKHWKFDASDLQEREYWEDYQEAYEDVFKETSIDKAPWYWIPANHQWYRNYLALSIVVKTLESLDLSYPKLNTPTPDISELISPRH
- the pdaB gene encoding polysaccharide deacetylase family sporulation protein PdaB; the encoded protein is MNSFYVFSGKKIKRFIYIFAAVLLAAGVVYVERGNITVFSESGPSAIYSVPTEKKLIALTFDISWGEKRPEPILKVLEDKKVDKATFFLSSPWSKTHPEIVTNIKNAGFEIGSHGHKHVNYSTLSNEEIRTQISTAHTVLTELTGTEPNLIRMPNGDFDKRVLQVASDLGYKVIQWDTDSLDWKNIGVDNIVKRVTTKAHPGDIVLLHASDSCKQTHEALPLIIDELRSQGYEFVTVSELISQSNAEGKEVRDSASLSNAIEDAAGL
- a CDS encoding stage II sporulation protein M; amino-acid sequence: MLSFFTFVKDLKTIRKALLLSCLLFAVGAVIGWVATSSLEKLLVQQLEGLSEISGNLRDSSNPQWSFFVFIFLNNSIKGVLIIFLGALFGILPAIFLFINGAVIGYLIHLSALQGQDLFELIVKGLLPHGIIEIPAIIIACAFGLQFGGKVLSSIFRLFTKKEDRGVDWSSFTRQTLTASIWTVILLFVAAIIESTITFSLLS